A section of the Selenomonadales bacterium genome encodes:
- a CDS encoding UDP-N-acetylmuramate--L-alanine ligase has translation MNTEILHTPRRIHFIGIDGISMSALALIMQRRGWQVSGSDLKQSDLTRRLIKDGATIYLGHAKEHVLGAEVVVFTAAIKPDNPELVAARESNATVLSRAEFLGTLMGEARYGIAISGSHGKTTTTALVGLLCEHAGLDPTVLIGGELDALGGNVKVGSSDYFVAEACEYVETFLALRPMLGVILNIDADHLDYFGDLDHVKAAFLRFAKLIPAEGLLVACRDDANVREILANAKCPVATYGLMQGADWWATEIELRPSGESLFTVFFRNAQLGRVTLGVPGRHNILNALAGLAVGSHLGIPFATMAKTLQAFRGTHRRFQTKGMFGGATIIDDYAHHPTEIRATLAAARALAPKRVIVVFQPHTYTRTKTLLNEFAVCFGDADEVIITDIYAARERNTHGISSKDLVDKIKAERSSVHYIGSLEDATAFLSTRLRAGDLLLTMGAGDVHYVGEALLALSAQCPVPSA, from the coding sequence ATGAATACAGAGATCCTACATACCCCACGACGCATCCACTTCATCGGCATAGACGGCATCTCCATGAGCGCGCTGGCGTTAATCATGCAGAGGCGAGGCTGGCAGGTGTCCGGCTCAGACCTAAAACAGTCGGACCTCACGCGGCGCCTGATTAAGGACGGAGCAACGATTTACCTAGGCCACGCCAAAGAGCATGTACTGGGTGCCGAAGTAGTGGTGTTTACTGCTGCCATAAAACCCGATAACCCAGAACTCGTGGCGGCGAGGGAGAGTAACGCCACCGTTCTTTCGCGTGCGGAGTTCCTTGGCACCCTAATGGGAGAAGCGCGGTACGGCATTGCCATAAGCGGCTCGCACGGCAAGACGACGACCACGGCCTTAGTGGGCCTCTTGTGTGAACACGCGGGCCTTGACCCGACCGTATTAATAGGCGGCGAACTCGACGCGCTCGGCGGCAACGTCAAAGTAGGGAGCAGCGACTACTTTGTGGCAGAAGCCTGCGAATATGTCGAGACGTTTCTGGCTCTGCGCCCGATGCTCGGCGTGATTCTTAACATCGACGCCGACCACCTCGACTATTTCGGCGACCTCGATCACGTCAAAGCCGCATTCCTGCGTTTTGCTAAGCTTATCCCAGCAGAGGGCCTCCTAGTCGCCTGCCGCGACGACGCAAATGTGCGCGAAATCCTGGCTAACGCAAAGTGCCCAGTCGCCACCTATGGCCTCATGCAAGGTGCCGACTGGTGGGCGACAGAGATAGAACTCCGGCCCTCGGGCGAGAGCCTGTTTACGGTTTTCTTCCGCAATGCGCAACTTGGGCGCGTAACCTTAGGTGTACCCGGGCGGCACAACATACTAAACGCATTGGCCGGCCTCGCGGTAGGCAGCCACTTAGGCATTCCCTTTGCGACTATGGCCAAAACGCTACAGGCATTTCGCGGGACGCACCGACGCTTTCAGACTAAGGGTATGTTCGGCGGCGCGACGATTATTGACGACTACGCGCACCACCCCACCGAAATCCGCGCCACTCTAGCTGCCGCACGGGCGCTTGCCCCTAAACGCGTGATTGTCGTGTTTCAACCGCACACCTACACCCGCACCAAAACTCTGCTTAACGAATTCGCAGTCTGCTTTGGTGACGCAGACGAGGTTATTATTACAGATATTTACGCCGCGCGCGAGCGAAACACGCACGGCATAAGCTCAAAGGACTTAGTCGATAAAATTAAGGCCGAGCGGTCTTCGGTACATTACATCGGTTCTTTGGAAGACGCCACCGCTTTTCTTAGCACGCGCCTACGCGCAGGCGACCTGCTCCTGACGATGGGAGCAGGCGACGTGCATTACGTGGGGGAAGCGCTGTTGGCTCTTAGTGCCCAGTGCCCAGTGCCTAGTGCCTAG
- the nifU gene encoding Fe-S cluster assembly scaffold protein NifU → MYNDKVMDHFQRPRNVGSIEDADGVGEVGNISCGDIMRMYIKVDANERITDIKFQTFGCGAAVATSSIVTEMAIGKTVEEALAMTNKEVATSLGGLPPLKLHCSNLAADALHAAVKDYLARKSAKGL, encoded by the coding sequence ATGTATAACGACAAAGTAATGGACCACTTTCAGCGGCCGCGCAACGTCGGCAGTATCGAAGACGCCGACGGCGTGGGCGAGGTAGGCAACATCAGCTGCGGCGACATTATGCGCATGTACATTAAGGTTGACGCAAACGAGCGCATTACCGACATTAAGTTCCAGACCTTTGGCTGCGGAGCTGCTGTAGCTACAAGCAGCATCGTTACCGAGATGGCTATCGGCAAAACTGTAGAAGAGGCGCTCGCCATGACAAACAAAGAGGTGGCCACGTCCCTCGGCGGACTGCCACCCCTAAAGCTACACTGTTCTAACTTGGCCGCCGATGCATTGCACGCAGCGGTGAAGGACTACCTTGCGAGGAAGAGCGCTAAGGGCTTATAG
- the nifS gene encoding cysteine desulfurase NifS — protein MRRVYLDHAATTPVHPEVIAAMLPYFHNHFGNPSSVHSFGRDSRKAVDEAREKVATAIGADPREIFFTSGGTEADNIAIQGLALARNKDGRHIITSKIEHHAVLDTCHFLESQGYEVTYLPVDEHGLVSVADFEAALRPDTILATIMHANNEMGTIQPIKEMAAIARAKKISFHTDAVQTVGSIPVDVKDLGVDMMSFSAHKFYGPKGIGVLYIKKGTRVKPLYHGGGQERKYRPGTENHVGIIGLAKALELATADLAERQAKISALRDKLAAGLLALPEVTLNGHPTQRLPGNVNVSVRYVEGESLILSLDMQGIAVSSGSACTSGSLEPSHVLLAMGLTHEQAHGSLRLTLGIDNTEADVDYVLSVMPAIVERLRKMSPLYR, from the coding sequence ATGAGAAGAGTTTACTTAGACCATGCCGCTACGACCCCGGTGCATCCGGAGGTAATTGCGGCTATGTTGCCTTATTTTCACAACCACTTTGGCAATCCGTCGAGCGTGCATAGCTTTGGGAGGGATTCGCGCAAAGCGGTAGACGAGGCACGCGAAAAGGTGGCTACGGCCATAGGGGCCGACCCACGCGAGATATTCTTTACGTCGGGCGGCACGGAAGCCGACAATATTGCCATTCAAGGCTTAGCCCTTGCCCGCAACAAGGATGGGCGACATATCATCACGAGTAAAATCGAACACCACGCCGTGCTCGACACGTGCCATTTCCTCGAATCGCAGGGCTATGAGGTTACCTATCTGCCTGTCGACGAGCATGGCTTGGTTAGCGTGGCAGACTTTGAAGCCGCGCTGAGGCCCGACACCATTCTCGCCACGATTATGCACGCTAACAACGAGATGGGCACGATTCAGCCAATCAAAGAAATGGCGGCGATTGCTCGCGCCAAGAAGATAAGCTTTCATACCGACGCCGTGCAGACAGTCGGGAGTATTCCTGTAGACGTAAAGGACCTCGGCGTAGACATGATGTCCTTCTCGGCGCACAAGTTCTACGGCCCGAAGGGGATTGGCGTGCTCTACATTAAGAAAGGCACGCGGGTGAAGCCGCTTTACCACGGCGGCGGGCAAGAGCGCAAGTACAGGCCGGGCACCGAGAACCACGTCGGCATCATCGGCTTGGCGAAAGCGCTTGAGCTTGCGACGGCTGACTTGGCGGAAAGACAGGCGAAAATCTCGGCGCTGCGCGACAAGCTTGCCGCGGGTCTTCTGGCCTTGCCCGAAGTAACGCTTAACGGCCACCCCACACAGCGCCTGCCCGGCAACGTAAACGTAAGCGTGCGCTACGTAGAGGGCGAGTCTTTGATTTTAAGTCTCGATATGCAGGGGATAGCGGTGTCTAGCGGCTCGGCCTGCACATCGGGGTCGCTTGAGCCATCGCACGTGCTCCTGGCCATGGGCTTAACTCACGAACAGGCGCACGGGTCGCTTCGCCTTACTTTAGGCATCGATAACACCGAGGCAGATGTAGACTATGTGCTGTCGGTGATGCCCGCGATAGTGGAGCGGCTGCGGAAGATGTCGCCGCTGTACCGGTGA
- a CDS encoding Rrf2 family transcriptional regulator, producing the protein MRLSTKGQYAVRAMTVVAMHEEQGPVPLRFVAEMEDISAQYLEQIFMELRRAKLVSGQRGAKGGYTLARPAEDITAGDIVRAVEGPIKLVDCDHAGGCERVHVCATRELWNKVSESMRQVMDGATLRDLATWAREKM; encoded by the coding sequence ATGCGGTTATCTACTAAAGGGCAATATGCAGTGCGAGCGATGACGGTAGTAGCCATGCACGAAGAGCAGGGACCGGTGCCGCTGCGTTTTGTCGCCGAGATGGAGGACATTTCGGCGCAGTATCTGGAGCAAATTTTTATGGAGCTGCGACGTGCCAAACTAGTGAGCGGACAGCGCGGCGCAAAAGGCGGCTATACGCTAGCCCGTCCGGCAGAGGACATAACCGCGGGCGACATAGTGCGCGCCGTGGAAGGGCCCATTAAGTTAGTGGATTGCGACCACGCCGGCGGGTGTGAGCGCGTGCATGTCTGTGCTACTCGCGAGCTATGGAACAAGGTATCCGAGAGCATGCGCCAGGTTATGGATGGCGCTACCCTCCGCGACCTAGCGACATGGGCGCGAGAGAAGATGTGA
- the prmC gene encoding peptide chain release factor N(5)-glutamine methyltransferase produces MKVKALWDAGAAELSLAGVADACWQAELLLRSVTDLSRAAFLAYPSREVDEHVVERYREALRQRALGVPLQYIIGYTEFFGREFRVTPAVLIPRPDTETLVEEALRVCRGEFARTRKLTSTSHFALRTGECVSGTAENVLLDLCTGSGCIGLTLAAEVPELQVYLTDISDAALAVAAENAARLGVSDRVQFRQGDLFAPVEGMRFSMITANPPYIPSAEIPILASDVQSEPRIALEGGEDGLAYYRRIAALAPGFLTPGGWLLLEIGCTQADEVKSLLASAHFTELFVRQDLAGRDRVVGGRLPLDTNSR; encoded by the coding sequence GTGAAGGTAAAAGCCCTGTGGGATGCCGGCGCGGCCGAGCTTAGCTTAGCGGGTGTTGCCGATGCCTGCTGGCAGGCGGAGCTACTGCTGCGCTCGGTAACTGACCTAAGTCGCGCCGCGTTCCTGGCGTACCCTAGCCGCGAGGTGGACGAGCATGTGGTAGAGCGCTACCGCGAAGCTTTGCGGCAGCGCGCGCTCGGTGTGCCGCTGCAGTACATAATAGGCTATACAGAGTTTTTTGGGCGAGAGTTTCGCGTGACGCCTGCGGTGCTTATTCCGCGCCCTGATACGGAAACGCTAGTCGAGGAAGCGCTGCGGGTGTGTAGGGGTGAATTTGCCAGAACACGCAAACTCACTAGCACTTCGCACTTCGCACTTCGCACTGGGGAATGCGTTAGCGGCACTGCGGAGAATGTATTGCTTGATCTATGTACGGGTTCCGGATGTATCGGGCTGACGCTAGCGGCGGAGGTGCCGGAGCTTCAGGTCTATCTTACGGATATATCGGACGCGGCGTTAGCCGTGGCTGCAGAAAATGCCGCGCGCCTTGGGGTAAGCGACCGCGTGCAGTTTAGGCAAGGGGATCTGTTTGCCCCGGTAGAGGGTATGCGCTTTAGCATGATTACAGCGAATCCGCCGTATATTCCAAGCGCAGAAATTCCAATACTAGCATCGGACGTGCAAAGTGAGCCGCGTATAGCTCTAGAGGGCGGGGAGGACGGCTTGGCGTATTATCGGCGCATTGCCGCTCTGGCTCCTGGCTTTCTTACCCCGGGCGGCTGGTTACTGCTTGAAATAGGCTGTACCCAAGCGGACGAAGTGAAGTCACTCCTTGCCTCGGCGCACTTCACCGAGCTGTTCGTGCGACAAGACCTGGCCGGGCGCGACCGCGTCGTGGGAGGGCGTTTGCCTCTTGACACTAACTCTCGCTAG